In Chryseobacterium oryzae, the genomic stretch AGACATTCTGAAAGATATCTCTAAACTGAGAGGAACAGACAGAATGCTTTTCACTAACGGAAACTACGAAATTTACTTTACACCTTACGACGAAATTCCTTCGGTAATGAGGGAAATCGGAAGACAAAGGGAACTTACTTTCAGAGCCGTAGGAGAGGGCAGTAATTTACCGTTCGATTTAGACGAATATGATCAACACTATCATCATCTTTTTCTGTGGGATAACTCAGCTGAGAAATTGGCCGGAGCGTACCGTATGGCACTCGGCAGAGATGTAATGAAAAAATTCGGAATAAAAGGGTTTTACACGAGTTCTTTATTTGAGTTTGAACAGGATATTCATCCTTTCTTCAAAAAAGTTATAGAAATGGGAAGAGCTTATATAAGTGAAGAATATCAGCAGAAACCGCTTCCTTTATTTCTTCTTTGGCGCGGCATTGTGCATGTTTGCTTAAGAAACCCGGATCATAAATTTTTAATGGGCGGAGTAAGTATCTCCAATAAATTTTCGGAGTTTTCTAAATCTCTCATGATAGAGTTTATGCGGTCCAATTATTATGATTCTGCGGTGGCACAATACATTACTCCTAAAAACGATTTTAAAGTAAGGCTGAGAGATAGAGATAAACATCTTTTTCTTAATGAAATGAATGCAGATCTTAATAAGCTGGATAAGTTTATTGATGATCTTGAACCAGAGCTCAGAATGCCTGTTTTAATAAAAAAATACATTAAGCAGAATGCAAAGGTTATTGCCTTTAATGTAGATCCTAATTTCAATGATGCAATAGATGGATTGATGTATATTCGCATCAGCGATCTTCCCGAAAGTACCATAAAGCCTGTTTTGGAAGAGATGAGCGAGCATATAAGAAAAGAACAGGAAAATAATCAGACTGAAAATCAGTAAGTTTTTGTTTTTGCTGAAAAAACTTCGCTTAATATTTGCTTCATATAGCAAAACTTACTACTTTTGCAACACTTTAAAACAAAGAAGTAAGGTTTCTTAGCTCAGTTGGTAGAGCAACGGACTGAAAATCCGTGTGTCCCTGGTTCGATCCCTGGAGAAACCACTTTTAAAACCGCCTGTTAAAGGGCGGTTTTAATTTCAGAGTTTTAATTGGTTTCTTAGCTCAGTTGGTAGAGCAACGGACTGAAAATCCGTGTGTCCCTGGTTCGATCCCTGGAGAAACCACTTTCAAAATATTTTAAAAACAACCTTCATTAAATTATGAAGGTTGTTTTGTTTTGAATAATAATAAAATAAAATCAATCAAACGTTTGATTTTATGAAATTAAAATGTAACTTTGCGCCCGCAAAACATTAAAGTTTATGATTTCAAAAGAAGAAAATATTTTATTTGCTGCCGAAAAACTCTTTGCTGAAAAGGGTTTTGAAGGAACTTCTACCAGAGAAATATCCAAAGCTGCGAATGTTAATATCTCGATGATCTCTTATTATTTCGGTTCTAAAGAAAAGCTTTATGAGAAACTCGTGGAATACAGAACCAATGAAGGACAGTTTTTTGCCAAAGATATTTTAGAAAGAACGGATATTAATGAATGGGAAAAAATGATGATTATTGTAGATAAGTTTTCCAGCAGAATACGCGAGCATAAATGTTTCTACAGAATAATGCAGCGCGAGCAGCTTTATAGTGAAAATTTGAAAATTGTAAAATATTTAAAAAATACAAAACTTATTTTCCTGAACATTTATTCTAAAATTTTAGAAAAAGGGATAAGCAACGGTATTTTCAAAAAAAATCCACCTCTTTATCTTTTACATTCTACCATTAGTGGAACCTTGTTTTATGCCTCCAATTCTAAAGAAATGTACAAAGAATTTCTTAAAAATGAGGAGCCGGATGAGGTTTTCAATCAACATTACTACAAAGAACTTACACAACACATTAAACATATTTTAAAAGACCTTTTAGGTTATGAAGAAAATAAATAACTCCGCTATTGCTCTATTGTTTTTTGGAGCAGTGCATTTTTTCCACGCGCAGGAAGTTAAACAGCTGAGTCTGGATGAAGCCGTACAGCTTGGTATATCTAACAGCAAAAGTCTAAAAATAGATGCTGCGAAAATAGAAGAAGCAACTGCAGATCTTTTGGAAGCTAAAAACAGGCAATTGCCGGAACTTAAGGTTTCAGGAAGCTATATGTATCTCCCTTTAAAGCCAACCATTGATCTGAAAATACCAGGTGTTTCTGCTGCAGGCGGACCGGAAGTTCATCAGGTTGCTTTTGGTTCTGCAAATCTTAGTATTCCTGTTTACAGTGGAGGAAGAATTAAATACGGAATTCAATCTGCTAAATATTTGGTGGAGGCCTCTAAATTGAGTTCAGAAAATGACAAAATTGCGATTGCATACAATGTCGCTCAGGCATATAATAATCTGTTTAAAGCTAATCAGGCAATTAAAGTTTTAGAGGAAAATCTTACCGCATCACAAAAAAGAGACGAAACATTTCTGAAACTTGAAAATAATGGTGTCATTGCAAGAAACGACCGTTTAAAAGCTAATCTTCAGACTTCTAATATTGAACTTCAACTTCTGGAAGCTAAAAACAATTACAATATTGCTAATATAAATATGGATTTGCTTTTAGGACTACCAGAAACTACAGAACTGAAAGTTGATGAAAATTATATTGATGAGAATTCAGATTTAAAACCTGTATCATATTATCTTTCTGAGGCACAGCAAAACCGTAAAGATCTTCAGGCTATCGACCAACAGAGAAAAGCCGCCGAACTCGGAACTAAAGCTGCTAAAGCTGAAAATCTTCCATCAATAGCACTAACCGGAGGTTACATCGCAGCAGATATTCCGAAATTTCTCACAGTATATAATGCTATAAATTTTGGAGTGGGAATTTCTTATAATCTGTCTAATATTTGGAAGAAAAACTCTTCTCTTCAACAATCGAAAGCAAGAGAAATGCAGCTATCTGCCACAAATGAGTTATTAAACGATAATATTAAACTGGAAGTTAATAAAGAATATCAGAATTCAGATTATTCTAAAAAAAGAATCTCAGTTTTCGAAAAGTCTGCAGAACAGGCAAATGAAAATTACAGAATTACTAAAAACAAATATGATAACGGTCTTGCAACCATGACTGAACTCTTGGATGCAGATGCTGCACAGATTGCTGCCAATGTTGGAGTTATAAATGCTAAAGCAGATGCTGCACTTGCTTACAGAAAACTTTTACAGACTACAGGAACTTTAACAATCAAATAATAATTAAAACAAAGAATATCATCCAAAATGGAAAATAATAATACACAAAACGCACAGCCGAAAAAGAAAAAAAGTTTGGTTTTTCCAATTATTTTAGCTGTCGTTGTCATCGGTGGCGGAATTTTCGGTTACAGATCATACAGTTACAGCCAATATCATGAAGAAACCGATGATGCACAGATTGCATCGAATATGAGCCCTGTAATATCTAAAATTTCAGGCTATGTTTCAGAAATTAAAGTAAAAGACAATCAATTTGTAAAAAAAGGAGATACTTTGGTTATTCTGGATAATAAAGATCAGAAAATGGCTCTTGAACAAGCTGTTGCCGCGTTAGGAACTGCCAAAAGTAATATTTCTTCTGCACAGTCTGCTACCAATGCAACTTCTCAGAATATCAGCAGTTCTGAAGCTGCCGTAAAAACGGCGAATGCTCAAATTGAAGCTGCCAAAGTAAACGTTTGGAAAACATCTCAGGATTTGAAAAGATATGAAATTTTAGTAAAAGATCATTCCATAACACAACAGCAATACGAGCAGGCTTTAGCTGCCAAACAATCTGCAGACAAGCAGTTACAAGTATTAGTAGATCAGAAAAACCAGATTGCACAGCAAACCAATATAGCTTCTTCACAAACAGCGGCAAGTTCTCAGCAAATTTCGGTTGCAGGTTCTGTAGCTAAACAAAGAGAAGTAGATGTGGAAAACGCAAAACTCAATCTTTCTTATACAGTAATTTTAGCTCCTGAAGATGGTTTTGTGGGTAAAGTTCCCATTCAGAGAGGGCAATTTTTACAGGCAGGTTCTCAACTTTTTTCTTTGGTGAAAAACGATCAGAAATGGGTAATTGCCAACTTTAAAGAAACTCAGGTTTCAAAAATGGTGGAAGGACAAAAAGTAAAAATTGAAATTGATGCTTTTCCTGATCAGGATTTTGAAGGTAAAGTAAGTTCATTTTCTCCGGCAACAGGATCAACATTTTCCATTCTGCCTCCGGATAATGCAAGTGGAAACTTTGTAAAAGTAGTTCAGAGACTTCCTGTGAAAATAGATTTTGTAAATCTCGATAAATCTATCGCTCATAAATTGAGAACCGGAATGAACGTGAAAGCAGAAGTTTCTCTTAAATAATTAATATTAAAGGATTAAGAGGTTGAATTTAAAGTTTCAGATTTTCAGATTTCTCAATCTCTATGTTTTTTAATAAACTAAAAATAATATGCAAGATTCATTAGTAGAATATGGTGCAAGAAGGGTAATTATTACAATTACTGCCATTCTCTGTGCTTTGCTGGAAATCGTAGATTCTACGATTGTGAATGTCGCTCTTAATGAGATGAAGGGTAATCTTGGAGCTACACTTTCTGAGGTTGGATGGGTAATTACAGCCTATGCAATCGGAAATGTAATCATCGTTCCTATGACGAGCTGGCTTTCGCAGCAATTTGGAAGACGAAATTATTTTGCAGCATCCATTATTATATTTACTTTATTCTCCTTTTTATGCGGAAACGCAACCAATATCTGGGAACTGGTATTTTTCAGGTTGATGCAGGGAATTGGTGGCGGAGCTTTACTGGTAACCTCACAAACAATAATTACAGAGTCTTATCCCGTTGAAAAACGAAGTATGGCTCAGGCAATTTACGGTTTGGGAGTAATTATCGGTCCTACTTTAGGTCCGCCTTTGGGAGGGTATATTGTAGATAATTACAGTTGGCCTTATATTTTTTACATTAATATTCCAATTGGGATTGCAGCTACTTTAATGACACTTCAATTCGTGAAAAGTCCAAAATTTTCAGAGAAAAGAAAAGTTTCTGATGTAGATTGGTTAGGAATTGCCCTGTTAGCATTAACGGTAGGTTCATTACAGTTTATTTTAGAAAGGGGTCATGAAGAAGATTGGTTCGAAAGTGGTGTAATTGTAACATTTACCGCAACAGCTGTTTTAGGATTTATACTGTTTCTCTGGAGAGAACTTACCTTTAAATACCCCATTGTAGAACTTCGGGTTTTAAAGAATGGAAATTTAAGGATAGGAACCGTAATGTCATTTGTTTTAGGATTTGGGTTGTACGGATCTACATTTATAGTCCCTTTGTATACTCAAAGTATTTTGGGTTGGACGGCTCTACAATCTGGTGCATTAATGATTCCTGCAGCATTAACAACTGCATTTATGATGCCTATCATTGGTAAGTTATTATCAAGAGGAGCAAAACAGCAGATTTTGGTATCTTTAGGATTATTTATATTTTTCGTTTACAGTTTTTGGGGGTACAAAATCCTTACACCGGATACAAGTAAAGATGCATTCTTTTGGATGCTTATTGTGAGAGGAATGGGATTAGGACTGCTTTTTATACCTATAACCTCACTATCTTTAAGCACTTTAAAAGGTCAGGAAATAGGGCAGGGCGCAGCTTTTACAGGTATGATGAGGCAATTGGGAGGATCTTTTGGGATTGCGGCAATTACAACATTTATTGCCAACGCCAGCCAAAAGTATAGGATTAATTTAATAAGCCATCTCGATTCTAATGATTTTGATGTACAGCAAAGAATACAAGGATTAAAAGCGAGTTTTATTGCTAAAGGAATGACTCCTGATGCAGCATTGAATGCAGCTTACAAAATTCTGGATCTTAATGTCACAAAACAGGCAACAGTATTATCTTATATGGATGTATTTCTCTATTTGGGAATTGCTTTCCTAGTCTGTATCCCTTTTATTCTTTTCATTAGAGAAAGAAAAAGTAAAGAAAAAATAGATTTAAGTGAAGCATTACACTAAAAATAAAAACCTTTGAAATTTTTCAGAGGTTTTTTTTATGGAAAATAAGTGTTTTAGAGTTTGTAGTTGATGATATTTTTTTTCCAACCAAATAGAAATTATCTTATTTAGACTATCCTTCAACCCTTTTAAATAAAGGGTTGAATTACCTTTTTCCTTTCTAGTTTACAGTTTTACTATAAAAAACCATTTTGATAATCTGTTATTTAGCTTAAATATTAAAAATATTCTTAGTAAGAATTTGCAGATTGCTAAAAAAGCTATATATTTGCAACCACAATAATCGAAGATAGCTTTTTCCAAGAATATTGTTAAAGATCCGGTAGTTCAGCTGGTTAGAATGCCGCCCTGTCACGGCGGAGGTCGCGGGTTCGAGTCCCGTCCGGATCGCTTAAGTTTTTACAATTTTAACTTTAAAAAAATTGATCCGGTAGTTCAGCTGGTTAGAATGCCGCCCTGTCACGGCGGAGGTCGCGGGTTCGAGTCCCGTCCGGATCGCAAGCAGAAATGTAAATTATTACAAAACCCTTTAAATCCTGAGATTTGAAGGGTTTTTATTTTTGTTAAAATAGTTTGTAAATAAATTTTTTTTATTTTAAACTCAAGTACAGATTAATTATTTCATTAAAAAAATGAAATAAAATTTATAAAATTGTTATAGGATAAAATTTTATATAATTCCCATATCCTTGCAAATAACAATCATTTCGATATTGTTTTTTGCACCGAGAATTTCTCGCAATTCGCTTAATCGTTTTTCGATTGAACTTTTACTGTGTGGCTGTATTTTATTCTCTTTAAAATGTTTTTCTATGTCAGTTTGCTTTTGTCCTTTTGTAAGAAGATGCAGTAAGGTTAAGTCGTAATCCGTAAAGTTGAATGAATAATTGCGGATTGTATTAAGAATTTCCAAAGGAATTACTGTTTCACCTCCGAATACTTTTTTCATCGTGTTTCTCAGTTCTTTTCCATCGTTTCTGCCTTTGCTCACGAAACCATCTATATGGTGTGTTTTAAAAAGATCATCAATTATTTTGGGCTTATTTTCTATTGATAAAACAATGATCTTT encodes the following:
- a CDS encoding DHA2 family efflux MFS transporter permease subunit, with product MQDSLVEYGARRVIITITAILCALLEIVDSTIVNVALNEMKGNLGATLSEVGWVITAYAIGNVIIVPMTSWLSQQFGRRNYFAASIIIFTLFSFLCGNATNIWELVFFRLMQGIGGGALLVTSQTIITESYPVEKRSMAQAIYGLGVIIGPTLGPPLGGYIVDNYSWPYIFYINIPIGIAATLMTLQFVKSPKFSEKRKVSDVDWLGIALLALTVGSLQFILERGHEEDWFESGVIVTFTATAVLGFILFLWRELTFKYPIVELRVLKNGNLRIGTVMSFVLGFGLYGSTFIVPLYTQSILGWTALQSGALMIPAALTTAFMMPIIGKLLSRGAKQQILVSLGLFIFFVYSFWGYKILTPDTSKDAFFWMLIVRGMGLGLLFIPITSLSLSTLKGQEIGQGAAFTGMMRQLGGSFGIAAITTFIANASQKYRINLISHLDSNDFDVQQRIQGLKASFIAKGMTPDAALNAAYKILDLNVTKQATVLSYMDVFLYLGIAFLVCIPFILFIRERKSKEKIDLSEALH
- a CDS encoding HlyD family secretion protein — translated: MENNNTQNAQPKKKKSLVFPIILAVVVIGGGIFGYRSYSYSQYHEETDDAQIASNMSPVISKISGYVSEIKVKDNQFVKKGDTLVILDNKDQKMALEQAVAALGTAKSNISSAQSATNATSQNISSSEAAVKTANAQIEAAKVNVWKTSQDLKRYEILVKDHSITQQQYEQALAAKQSADKQLQVLVDQKNQIAQQTNIASSQTAASSQQISVAGSVAKQREVDVENAKLNLSYTVILAPEDGFVGKVPIQRGQFLQAGSQLFSLVKNDQKWVIANFKETQVSKMVEGQKVKIEIDAFPDQDFEGKVSSFSPATGSTFSILPPDNASGNFVKVVQRLPVKIDFVNLDKSIAHKLRTGMNVKAEVSLK
- a CDS encoding TetR/AcrR family transcriptional regulator; translation: MISKEENILFAAEKLFAEKGFEGTSTREISKAANVNISMISYYFGSKEKLYEKLVEYRTNEGQFFAKDILERTDINEWEKMMIIVDKFSSRIREHKCFYRIMQREQLYSENLKIVKYLKNTKLIFLNIYSKILEKGISNGIFKKNPPLYLLHSTISGTLFYASNSKEMYKEFLKNEEPDEVFNQHYYKELTQHIKHILKDLLGYEENK
- a CDS encoding response regulator, coding for MFKKILIAEDHEIRNLGVINTLTDMHIQNFEFVSYCDEAVEKLQTALEEEYPYDLLITDLSFDADYLQQNIRSGQELIHKAREIQPELKIIVLSIENKPKIIDDLFKTHHIDGFVSKGRNDGKELRNTMKKVFGGETVIPLEILNTIRNYSFNFTDYDLTLLHLLTKGQKQTDIEKHFKENKIQPHSKSSIEKRLSELREILGAKNNIEMIVICKDMGII
- a CDS encoding TolC family protein, which translates into the protein MKKINNSAIALLFFGAVHFFHAQEVKQLSLDEAVQLGISNSKSLKIDAAKIEEATADLLEAKNRQLPELKVSGSYMYLPLKPTIDLKIPGVSAAGGPEVHQVAFGSANLSIPVYSGGRIKYGIQSAKYLVEASKLSSENDKIAIAYNVAQAYNNLFKANQAIKVLEENLTASQKRDETFLKLENNGVIARNDRLKANLQTSNIELQLLEAKNNYNIANINMDLLLGLPETTELKVDENYIDENSDLKPVSYYLSEAQQNRKDLQAIDQQRKAAELGTKAAKAENLPSIALTGGYIAADIPKFLTVYNAINFGVGISYNLSNIWKKNSSLQQSKAREMQLSATNELLNDNIKLEVNKEYQNSDYSKKRISVFEKSAEQANENYRITKNKYDNGLATMTELLDADAAQIAANVGVINAKADAALAYRKLLQTTGTLTIK